Proteins encoded together in one Terriglobales bacterium window:
- a CDS encoding M48 family metallopeptidase, protein MGRNRRFSITLLAIFLAGLVACATHNIVQAPTGRFQLQPGFNQFSPQQDIQLGQQAAAEVNRTMPILPESSPVTQYVQRIGKELAAHAPGDIKWPFSFHVVNQKEINAFALPGGPIYINLGTIQAADDEAELAGVIAHETSHVVLRHSTQQASKAAIAQLPLAVLGGVLPQGAAGQLARLGISFGAQSVFLKYSRDAEREADLLGSQIMYDTGYDPYSMAEFFTKLEKQGGPGAPQFLSDHPSPGNRVEVVKEAISKYPKKNYRKNSAEFERIKSVVASMKPLTAQQVAQYQQQHQQQSQAAISNVNPADIMPSSSFQTLDHSAFQISYPSNWKAFGDQNTSVTIAPEAGVSQNAIAYGVVISGFKPQQGTQSIEQATQELVQFLLQSNPQMKVASQMQTINVNGVQGDNVTLLGPSPIQSDSGTLAERDQVVTVPRPDGSVLFLIFIAPQRDFDKLTPAFQQMLQSLRVK, encoded by the coding sequence ATGGGGCGTAATCGGCGATTTTCGATCACCTTGCTTGCAATCTTCCTCGCCGGCTTGGTCGCGTGTGCCACGCACAACATCGTGCAGGCACCGACGGGTCGTTTTCAACTGCAACCTGGGTTCAACCAGTTCTCACCACAGCAGGACATCCAGCTAGGACAGCAAGCCGCCGCTGAAGTGAACCGCACCATGCCCATCCTGCCGGAGTCCAGCCCGGTGACCCAGTACGTTCAGCGAATTGGAAAAGAACTGGCGGCGCATGCTCCGGGGGACATCAAATGGCCGTTCAGCTTTCATGTAGTGAATCAGAAAGAAATCAACGCCTTTGCACTGCCCGGCGGCCCCATTTACATCAACCTCGGTACCATCCAGGCGGCAGATGATGAGGCGGAACTCGCCGGCGTAATCGCGCATGAAACATCGCACGTGGTACTTCGACACTCGACGCAGCAGGCCAGCAAAGCAGCAATTGCGCAATTGCCGCTGGCAGTGTTGGGCGGAGTGCTGCCGCAAGGAGCAGCAGGACAATTGGCTCGGCTGGGTATTTCCTTTGGCGCGCAATCCGTATTTCTGAAATATTCACGCGATGCCGAGCGCGAGGCCGACCTGCTGGGATCTCAAATCATGTACGACACCGGGTACGACCCGTACTCTATGGCCGAATTCTTCACCAAGCTGGAAAAGCAGGGCGGACCGGGCGCGCCTCAGTTCCTGAGCGACCACCCCAGTCCCGGCAATCGCGTGGAGGTAGTCAAAGAGGCGATCAGCAAATATCCCAAGAAAAATTATCGCAAGAACAGCGCCGAGTTCGAGCGAATCAAGTCGGTAGTGGCCAGCATGAAGCCGCTGACCGCGCAGCAGGTTGCGCAGTACCAGCAGCAGCACCAGCAACAGTCACAGGCCGCAATCAGCAACGTCAACCCCGCCGACATAATGCCCAGCAGCAGCTTCCAGACGCTCGATCACAGCGCGTTCCAGATTTCGTACCCTTCGAATTGGAAAGCCTTCGGCGATCAGAACACGAGCGTGACGATCGCGCCGGAAGCAGGTGTGAGCCAGAATGCAATTGCCTATGGTGTGGTGATCAGCGGCTTCAAGCCGCAGCAGGGCACACAGTCCATCGAACAGGCCACGCAGGAGCTGGTGCAGTTCCTGTTGCAGTCGAACCCGCAAATGAAAGTTGCCAGCCAGATGCAGACGATCAATGTTAACGGTGTGCAAGGCGACAACGTGACCTTGCTCGGGCCTTCGCCAATCCAGAGCGACAGTGGGACGCTAGCAGAGCGGGATCAGGTGGTAACTGTGCCGCGTCCGGACGGGAGCGTGCTGTTCCTGATTTTTATCGCGCCGCAACGCGACTTCGACAAGCTCACCCCCGCGTTCCAGCAGATGCTGCAGAGTCTGAGGGTGAAGTGA